From Magnetospirillum sp. 15-1, one genomic window encodes:
- a CDS encoding EAL domain-containing protein — protein sequence MSSDQTIDRIVQKTLLNCSPNSTVLEAAQTMAAAHCSSIVVVEGGKPVGIWTERDALSIDLTDPQAFQRPISEVMSAPVKTIHYQSTIGDTGMRFKLEGVRHFVVVDDAGDAMGIVSQSDVILGHGVEHFLVLRPVRSAISRPMVTIPGGASLTEAVGLMHSARADAAIVLGDEHTPPGIITERDVLRLIAGADVIPPTVGEVASRPLLTITEDDSLLAARAMLEQKGIRHIGITAADGKLIGLLSFSDILATLQYEYVHRLDEALKERDAALLRSRKDLNLARKVIEASLDGIMIVDADQKIEFVNPAFTHMTGYTADEIIGKNPNVLKSGHHDEAFYKHMYTVLSAQDYWQGEIWNRRKNGEIYPEWLTINVIRDDGGEITQYAAIFSDITERKKTEERIKNLAYFDVLTGLPNRRLFTDRLQIAIANAHRHGHQLAIMFLDLDLFKRINDSLGHGVGDQVLVETAARISHCVREGDTVARLGGDEFTILLPELDHLEDAAKLAERVINHVRQPFMVDENELYVTTSIGIAVYPEDGATVESLIKNADTAMYRAKDLGRNSYQLYTAAMNARSFERLTMESALRHALSRDEFRLVYQVKVDSEDGRMSGVEALVRWHHPDMGLVSPVEFIPLAEAMGVISDIGEWVLRTACRQCKHWLDLGLPPVRIAVNVSAQQFVETNVPEVVARALRETGLPPQYLELELTETVLMQRVDEVVGVLKALRAMGVRISIDDFGTGYSSLSYLKRMPIDALKVDRSFVNDIFDDNSKVTEDGAEIVSTIINLAHNLKLKAIAEGVETPEQAEFLRAKGCDEVQGYLISRPVSGEDLISLFDRNLLPQGKEA from the coding sequence GTGTCTTCCGACCAGACCATCGACCGCATCGTACAGAAGACGCTGCTCAACTGTTCCCCCAACTCCACCGTCCTCGAAGCCGCCCAGACCATGGCCGCGGCCCATTGCTCGTCCATCGTGGTGGTCGAGGGCGGCAAGCCGGTGGGCATCTGGACCGAGCGCGACGCCCTGTCCATCGACCTTACCGACCCCCAGGCGTTCCAGCGCCCCATCTCCGAGGTGATGAGCGCCCCGGTCAAGACCATCCATTACCAGAGCACCATCGGCGACACCGGCATGCGCTTCAAGCTGGAGGGCGTGCGCCATTTCGTGGTGGTGGACGATGCCGGCGACGCCATGGGCATCGTCAGCCAGAGCGACGTCATTCTCGGCCACGGGGTCGAGCACTTCCTGGTGCTGCGCCCGGTGCGGTCGGCCATTTCGCGGCCCATGGTCACCATCCCCGGCGGCGCCAGCCTGACCGAGGCGGTCGGCCTGATGCACTCGGCCCGCGCCGACGCCGCCATCGTGCTGGGTGACGAGCATACGCCGCCCGGCATCATCACCGAGCGCGACGTGTTGCGCCTGATCGCCGGGGCGGACGTCATCCCCCCGACCGTCGGCGAAGTGGCCAGTCGCCCGCTGCTGACCATCACCGAGGACGATTCCCTGCTGGCGGCCCGCGCCATGCTCGAGCAGAAGGGCATCCGCCACATCGGCATCACCGCCGCCGACGGCAAGCTGATCGGCCTGCTGTCCTTCTCGGACATCCTGGCGACCCTGCAATACGAATACGTCCATCGGCTGGACGAGGCCCTGAAGGAGCGCGACGCGGCGCTGCTGCGCTCGCGCAAGGACCTCAACCTGGCCCGCAAGGTGATCGAGGCCTCGCTGGACGGCATCATGATCGTCGACGCCGACCAGAAGATCGAGTTCGTCAATCCGGCCTTCACCCACATGACGGGCTACACGGCCGACGAGATCATCGGCAAGAACCCCAACGTGCTGAAGTCCGGCCATCACGACGAGGCCTTCTACAAGCACATGTATACGGTGCTGTCGGCCCAGGATTACTGGCAGGGCGAGATCTGGAACCGCCGCAAGAACGGCGAGATCTATCCCGAGTGGCTGACCATCAACGTCATCCGCGACGACGGCGGCGAGATCACCCAGTACGCCGCCATCTTCAGCGACATCACCGAGCGCAAGAAGACCGAGGAGCGGATCAAGAACCTCGCCTATTTCGACGTTCTGACCGGGCTGCCCAACCGGCGGCTGTTCACCGACCGCCTGCAGATCGCCATCGCCAACGCCCACCGGCACGGCCACCAGCTGGCGATCATGTTCCTCGACCTCGACCTGTTCAAACGCATCAACGATTCGCTCGGCCACGGGGTCGGTGATCAGGTCCTGGTGGAGACGGCGGCCCGCATCAGCCACTGCGTCCGCGAGGGCGACACGGTGGCGCGCCTCGGCGGCGACGAATTCACCATCCTGCTGCCCGAGCTGGACCACCTGGAAGACGCCGCCAAGTTGGCCGAGCGGGTGATCAACCACGTCCGCCAGCCCTTCATGGTCGACGAGAACGAGCTGTACGTCACCACCTCCATCGGCATCGCCGTCTACCCCGAGGACGGGGCCACGGTGGAAAGCCTGATCAAGAACGCCGATACCGCCATGTACCGGGCCAAGGATCTGGGGCGCAACAGCTACCAGCTCTATACCGCGGCCATGAACGCCCGCTCGTTCGAGCGTCTGACCATGGAATCGGCCTTGCGCCACGCCCTGTCGCGCGACGAGTTCCGCCTGGTCTATCAGGTCAAGGTGGATTCCGAGGACGGCCGCATGTCCGGCGTCGAGGCGCTGGTGCGCTGGCACCATCCCGACATGGGACTGGTCTCGCCGGTGGAGTTCATTCCCCTGGCCGAGGCCATGGGGGTGATCTCGGATATCGGCGAGTGGGTGCTGCGCACCGCCTGCCGCCAGTGCAAGCACTGGCTGGACCTGGGCCTGCCGCCGGTGCGCATCGCCGTCAACGTCTCGGCCCAGCAATTCGTCGAGACCAACGTTCCCGAGGTGGTGGCCCGCGCGCTCCGCGAAACCGGCCTGCCGCCCCAGTACCTGGAACTGGAACTGACCGAGACGGTGCTGATGCAGCGGGTGGACGAGGTGGTCGGCGTGCTCAAGGCGCTGCGCGCCATGGGCGTGCGCATCTCCATCGACGATTTCGGCACCGGCTATTCCAGCCTCAGCTATCTGAAGCGCATGCCCATCGACGCGCTGAAGGTGGACCGCTCGTTCGTCAACGACATCTTCGACGACAACTCCAAGGTCACCGAGGACGGGGCGGAGATCGTGTCGACCATCATCAATCTTGCCCACAACCTCAAGCTCAAGGCCATCGCCGAGGGCGTCGAGACCCCGGAGCAGGCCGAGTTCCTGCGGGCCAAGGGCTGCGACGAGGTCCAGGGCTATCTGATCAGCCGCCCGGTCTCGGGCGAGGACCTCATCAGCCTGTTCGACCGCAACCTTCTGCCCCAGGGCAAGGAAGCCTGA
- a CDS encoding MFS transporter: protein MSSAVSQRSAQASLAFSCAGHAYAHIFEPIFFIVALVLPGEMGLSYEEVLALIVAGKLLYGLPAPLAGWLGDRWSTVGMMAVYFIGLGVAAIGVGLAQGPVMLAVALGFMGLFGSIYHPVGIAWLVRNAVDKGKAIGLNGVFGGVGPALAGVVAGGLIAVSGWRAAFIVPGVVVLGTGLLFLVMLARGVVVETKDDRKPEPVADRGETVRAGIVLSVTMLCAGLVYQATQPSLPKLFEERLGDFGLLAAAGGVTVVYLLAGLTQILAGHLADRMSPKRIYMVAALIQVPLLLGLAHASGLGLLLVAVLAVSFNMAGIPAENLLLSRYTPSKWRGTAFGLKFVLSFGVSGLGVPMVSLIRGWGGGFETVFTVLAVSAALVALAAWQLPAERDRDAVPAAAE, encoded by the coding sequence ATGTCGTCCGCCGTTTCCCAGCGTTCCGCCCAGGCATCACTGGCCTTTTCCTGTGCCGGCCACGCCTATGCCCATATCTTCGAGCCCATCTTCTTCATCGTCGCCCTGGTGCTGCCCGGTGAGATGGGGCTCAGCTACGAAGAGGTGCTGGCCCTGATCGTGGCGGGCAAGCTGCTCTACGGCCTGCCGGCGCCCCTGGCCGGCTGGCTGGGCGACCGCTGGAGCACGGTGGGCATGATGGCCGTCTATTTCATCGGCTTAGGCGTGGCGGCCATCGGCGTCGGGCTGGCCCAGGGGCCGGTGATGCTGGCGGTGGCGCTGGGTTTCATGGGATTGTTCGGCTCCATCTATCACCCGGTGGGCATCGCTTGGCTGGTCCGCAACGCCGTGGACAAGGGCAAGGCCATCGGGCTGAACGGGGTGTTCGGCGGCGTCGGCCCCGCCCTGGCCGGCGTGGTGGCCGGCGGCCTGATCGCCGTGTCGGGCTGGCGTGCCGCCTTCATCGTGCCCGGCGTCGTGGTGCTGGGCACCGGTCTGCTGTTCCTGGTGATGCTGGCCCGGGGCGTGGTGGTCGAGACCAAGGACGACCGCAAGCCCGAACCGGTGGCCGACCGGGGCGAGACGGTACGGGCCGGCATCGTGCTGTCGGTGACCATGCTGTGCGCCGGTCTGGTCTATCAGGCCACCCAGCCGTCCCTGCCCAAGCTGTTCGAGGAGCGCCTGGGCGATTTCGGCCTGCTGGCGGCGGCGGGCGGCGTGACGGTGGTCTACCTGCTGGCCGGTCTGACCCAGATCCTGGCCGGCCATCTGGCCGACCGCATGAGCCCGAAGCGCATCTATATGGTGGCGGCGCTGATCCAGGTGCCGTTGCTGCTGGGGCTCGCCCATGCCAGCGGGCTCGGCCTGCTGCTGGTGGCGGTGCTGGCGGTCAGTTTCAACATGGCCGGCATTCCGGCCGAGAACCTGCTGCTGTCGCGCTACACGCCGTCCAAGTGGCGGGGCACGGCCTTCGGCCTCAAATTCGTGCTGTCCTTCGGCGTGTCGGGGCTGGGCGTGCCCATGGTGTCGCTGATCCGCGGCTGGGGCGGCGGCTTCGAGACGGTATTCACCGTCCTGGCCGTCTCGGCCGCCCTGGTGGCGCTCGCCGCCTGGCAATTGCCGGCCGAGCGGGACCGGGACGCCGTCCCGGCGGCGGCGGAGTAG